The Xanthomonas indica genome has a segment encoding these proteins:
- a CDS encoding DUF2461 domain-containing protein produces the protein MTSYFSDASFKFLRALARHNDKAWFNDNRHKYEEHVRQPFLRLITDLQPDLAQVSEHFRADPRGVGGSLFRIHRDARFSHDKSPYKTWQGARLFHERRKQVPAPSFYIHLQPGESFVGAGLWHPEPDTQRKVRQFIFDNPGSWKAAAHAPALRRRFDFEESEMLVRPPRGFPADFECIDDLKHKNWVFWRQLDDAAMTGPRLRTQIAADLQTLGPFVDYLCAALDLEF, from the coding sequence ATGACCAGCTATTTCAGCGACGCCAGCTTCAAGTTCCTGCGGGCCCTGGCCCGGCACAACGACAAGGCCTGGTTCAACGACAACCGGCACAAGTACGAAGAACACGTGCGCCAGCCGTTCCTGCGCCTGATCACCGACCTGCAGCCGGACCTGGCCCAGGTCAGCGAACATTTCCGTGCCGATCCGCGCGGCGTCGGCGGCTCGCTGTTCCGCATCCATCGCGACGCGCGCTTCTCCCACGACAAGTCGCCGTACAAGACCTGGCAGGGCGCGCGCCTGTTCCACGAGCGGCGCAAGCAGGTGCCGGCGCCATCGTTCTACATCCACCTGCAGCCGGGCGAGAGCTTCGTCGGTGCCGGGTTGTGGCATCCGGAACCGGACACGCAGCGCAAGGTGCGCCAGTTCATCTTCGACAATCCCGGCAGTTGGAAGGCCGCCGCGCACGCGCCGGCGCTGCGCCGCCGCTTCGACTTCGAGGAAAGCGAGATGCTGGTGCGGCCGCCGCGCGGCTTCCCGGCCGACTTCGAGTGCATCGACGACCTCAAGCACAAGAACTGGGTGTTCTGGCGCCAGCTCGACGATGCGGCGATGACCGGCCCGCGGCTGCGCACGCAGATCGCCGCCGACCTGCAGACGCTGGGCCCGTTCGTGGACTATCTGTGCGCGGCGCTGGACCTGGAATTCTAG
- a CDS encoding DUF2939 domain-containing protein, with translation MKKWLALLFLALFALGGYVVAGPYLAIRGIDQALRERDAAALERYVDFPTLRVNLKAQVDDALVRRAGPDLQSSLFGGALLSLAGGLGGMSVDALVTPAGIGALMQGDALWKRASGDTVGGDTYAAPRPPQPLRQAEHRFESTTRFVATVHTADGTAVPFVFTRDGLRWKLSNILLPL, from the coding sequence ATGAAGAAATGGCTGGCATTGCTGTTCCTCGCCCTGTTCGCCCTCGGCGGCTACGTCGTCGCGGGGCCGTACCTGGCCATCCGCGGCATCGACCAGGCGCTGCGCGAGCGCGATGCCGCGGCGCTGGAGCGCTACGTCGACTTCCCCACCCTGCGGGTGAACCTCAAGGCCCAGGTGGACGATGCGCTGGTACGCCGCGCCGGACCCGACCTGCAGTCCAGCCTGTTCGGCGGCGCGCTGCTGTCGCTGGCCGGCGGCCTCGGTGGGATGAGCGTGGACGCGCTGGTCACCCCGGCCGGCATCGGCGCGCTGATGCAGGGCGACGCGCTGTGGAAACGCGCCAGCGGCGACACCGTCGGCGGCGACACCTACGCCGCGCCGCGTCCGCCGCAACCGCTGCGACAGGCCGAACACCGCTTCGAATCGACCACGCGCTTCGTCGCCACTGTGCACACGGCCGACGGCACCGCGGTGCCCTTCGTGTTCACCCGCGACGGCCTGCGCTGGAAGCTCAGCAACATCCTGCTGCCGCTGTAG
- a CDS encoding fused MFS/spermidine synthase yields MSAAPGGRWAALRRLLRQGADAPTDLRPGRPYVRHGWRYTSLQFKGEVTQSRMYTWWPDVLQVGYTRSMLGALLLRPDPRRIGIVGLGGGSQAKFCYRHLPQARIEAIEADADVLALRTAFRIPDDDARFEAVHGDGVRLLPQRRDRYDLLLLDAYDADGIPAALLSRSFYEDCHAALAPGGVLAVNLYDTDTRRHLAHLRALFGGRVLRLDEPQMDNHVVFAWTGALPALDAHAALARLPWSARWQLRMPFLRVQQAMVGGTKAGAQR; encoded by the coding sequence GTGAGCGCGGCGCCCGGCGGCCGCTGGGCCGCGCTGCGCCGCCTGCTGCGACAAGGAGCGGACGCACCCACCGACCTGCGTCCCGGACGACCCTATGTCCGCCACGGCTGGCGCTACACCAGCCTGCAGTTCAAGGGTGAGGTGACCCAGAGCCGCATGTACACCTGGTGGCCGGACGTGCTGCAGGTGGGCTACACCCGCAGCATGCTCGGCGCGCTGCTGCTGCGCCCGGATCCGCGGCGGATCGGCATCGTCGGTCTCGGCGGTGGCTCGCAGGCCAAGTTCTGCTACCGGCACCTGCCGCAGGCGCGGATCGAGGCGATCGAAGCCGATGCCGACGTGCTGGCCCTGCGCACGGCCTTCCGCATCCCGGACGACGACGCGCGTTTCGAGGCCGTGCACGGCGACGGCGTGCGGCTACTGCCGCAGCGGCGCGACCGCTACGACCTGCTGCTGCTCGACGCCTACGACGCCGACGGCATCCCGGCCGCGCTGCTCAGCCGCAGCTTCTACGAGGACTGCCACGCGGCGCTGGCGCCGGGCGGGGTGCTGGCGGTGAACCTGTACGACACGGATACCCGCCGCCATCTGGCGCATCTGCGCGCGCTGTTCGGCGGCCGCGTGCTGCGCCTGGACGAGCCGCAGATGGACAACCACGTGGTGTTCGCCTGGACCGGCGCGCTGCCGGCGCTGGACGCGCACGCGGCCCTGGCGCGCCTGCCGTGGTCGGCACGCTGGCAACTGCGCATGCCGTTCCTGCGCGTGCAGCAGGCGATGGTGGGCGGGACGAAGGCGGGCGCTCAGCGCTAG
- a CDS encoding 5'-nucleotidase: MSDNSPRLLTVAVTSRALFDLEEGHALFEREGVEAYSAYQREREDDVLAPGVAFPVVRKLLALNQGTPPETPPVEVILLSRNSADTGLRIFNSIQHYGLGIVRATFTSGEATWPYVKPFGTDLFLSANPESVRRALSHGIAAATILPKPPGEHAQEAAAAAGAIDADRLSTQLRIAFDGDAVIFGDEGERFSREQGVEAFGRYERENAREPLTGGPFRNFLSALHALQSAFPAGEASPIRTALVTARSAPAHERVIRTLREWGVRLDEALFLGGRHKGPFLQAFGADIFFDDSQHNIDSAARERVAAGHVPHGVANDIAKP; the protein is encoded by the coding sequence ATGTCCGACAACTCCCCCCGTCTGCTCACCGTCGCGGTCACCTCGCGCGCCCTGTTCGATCTGGAAGAGGGCCATGCCCTGTTCGAGCGGGAGGGGGTGGAGGCGTACAGCGCGTACCAGCGCGAGCGCGAGGACGATGTGCTCGCGCCTGGGGTGGCGTTTCCGGTGGTGCGCAAGCTGTTGGCGCTGAACCAGGGCACGCCGCCGGAGACGCCGCCGGTGGAGGTGATCCTGCTGTCGCGCAATTCCGCCGACACCGGGCTGCGCATCTTCAATTCGATCCAGCACTACGGCCTGGGCATCGTCCGCGCCACCTTCACCTCCGGCGAGGCCACGTGGCCCTACGTCAAGCCGTTCGGCACCGACCTGTTCCTGTCGGCCAACCCGGAGTCGGTGCGGCGCGCACTCAGCCACGGCATCGCCGCGGCGACCATCCTGCCCAAGCCGCCTGGCGAGCATGCGCAGGAAGCGGCCGCGGCGGCCGGCGCGATCGACGCCGACCGCCTGTCCACCCAGTTGCGCATCGCCTTCGACGGCGATGCGGTGATCTTCGGCGACGAGGGCGAGCGCTTCTCGCGCGAGCAGGGCGTGGAGGCGTTCGGTCGCTACGAACGCGAGAACGCGCGCGAGCCGCTGACGGGCGGGCCGTTCCGCAATTTCCTGTCGGCACTGCATGCGCTGCAGTCCGCGTTCCCGGCTGGCGAAGCGTCGCCGATCCGCACCGCGCTGGTCACCGCGCGCTCGGCGCCGGCGCACGAGCGGGTGATCCGTACGTTGCGCGAATGGGGCGTGCGCCTGGACGAGGCGCTGTTCCTCGGCGGCCGCCACAAGGGCCCGTTCCTGCAGGCCTTCGGGGCGGACATCTTCTTCGACGATTCGCAGCACAACATCGACAGCGCCGCCCGCGAGCGCGTCGCCGCCGGACATGTGCCGCACGGGGTCGCCAACGACATCGCCAAGCCGTGA
- a CDS encoding NAD kinase yields MPSSPRICFLASVPTESQRAREQLVARYGDCEPAEADVLCALGGDGFMLQTLHRHGSLGKPVFGMKLGTVGFLMNQFRDDDLVARLAQAEPAKLRPLEMLAQTESGATTGSLAYNEVSLLRQTRQAAHVSIDLNGQTRVDELICDGVLVSTPAGSTAYNSSAHGPILPLGSHTLALTPIAPYRPRRWRGAILKADIEVRFRVLDPYKRPVSVTADSHETRDVVEVTIRESRDRLVTLLFDPEHNLEERILSEQFMV; encoded by the coding sequence ATGCCGTCCTCGCCCCGCATCTGTTTTCTTGCCAGTGTCCCCACCGAGTCGCAGCGGGCGCGCGAACAACTGGTCGCGCGCTATGGCGATTGCGAGCCGGCCGAGGCCGATGTGCTGTGCGCGCTCGGCGGCGACGGGTTCATGCTGCAGACCCTGCATCGCCACGGCAGCCTGGGCAAGCCGGTGTTCGGCATGAAGCTGGGCACGGTCGGGTTCCTGATGAACCAGTTCCGCGACGACGACCTGGTCGCGCGCCTGGCCCAGGCCGAGCCGGCCAAGCTGCGGCCGCTGGAGATGCTGGCGCAGACCGAATCCGGCGCCACCACCGGCTCGCTGGCCTACAACGAGGTCTCGCTGCTGCGGCAGACGCGCCAGGCCGCGCACGTGAGCATCGATCTCAATGGCCAGACCCGGGTCGACGAGTTGATCTGCGACGGCGTGCTGGTCTCCACCCCGGCCGGCAGCACCGCCTACAACTCCTCCGCGCACGGCCCGATCCTGCCGCTGGGTTCGCACACCCTGGCGCTGACCCCGATCGCCCCATACCGGCCGCGGCGCTGGCGCGGCGCGATCCTCAAGGCCGACATCGAAGTGCGCTTCCGCGTGCTGGACCCGTACAAGCGCCCGGTCAGCGTCACCGCCGACTCGCACGAGACCCGCGACGTGGTCGAAGTCACCATCCGCGAATCCCGCGACCGCCTGGTCACCCTGCTGTTCGATCCGGAGCACAACCTGGAGGAGCGGATCCTGAGCGAGCAATTCATGGTGTAG